From Halorussus salinus:
GGCATATTCGATGAAAACGGCGTGATGCAAGATTATTGCGTCAAATGCGGCAAAGAGATGCTGTTCGGAAGCTCATCAGAAGATGAACTCCGGGGAGAGAATGAGCGGCAAAGAACACGACGAGATGCCGAAGCACGTTACTGCCGAAGTCAATGTTGAGGCCCTGAAGAAAAACCTCGAAGGTAACGGAATGCACCACGTCTTCGGGGAGGACGGCACCCAGTTTGTCATCCGCGAACGCGAGGGAGACACAAGCGACGTCACAGTCCAGCCGAAGTTCCAGATCGTAGCTGAAGACGGGAAACCGCGCCGTGTTCTTGACAGACTTCTAAAATATTCTGCTGAAGATACCAACACAATATGACCAAGTACATTTGCCCCGATTGCGACGAGACGTTCGAGTTGATTGGTGAGGTGATGAAGCACCGAGAAGCGACCAACCACTCGCCCCACATCGTGAAACACAAGTCTCGACCGGAATCCGGGGAGAACGAGCGGTCGTGGTGTTCCCGGTGTGGCGAACGAATGGAGTACCACGCGACCGCCGAGTACGACGGTGAGAAGCACTGGATTTGTCCGGTCGAGGCGCGGGCGGTAGACGACGAGGAACCGCAGGAGCAGTTGGGCGCTTTTGCCAACGCTGAATAGACCTGTTGCTACAAATCAAGCCGTAGGGGGCTTCTCCCTTGTATTTTTCCACTCTGCCATAGCTAAGGCTTAAATACAAGCGCCATATTAGCTAGGCGCGTACGTGTCCGCAACCAGATTCGCCCCGGCAGGTTCGCACCCTATCTCGTTCGCCACCCACTGGCGAATCCCTGCCGAACACCAGTACGGCGACTGGGCGGACACACTCGCCGTCTACTACCTCCAACACGACAACCCGAACGCGACACTCGGCGAGCTGGCCGCAGACATCGAGATCGGCCTGAACCCCGACGACGGCGACCCACACGAGTTCATCAACCTGCCCGACGACCGAGCGACATGGCACCGCAACTACACCCCACTTGAACCGTGGATTCGAGCGCACGTTCTCCGGCTCGCCAACGGCTGGAAGTCGAAGCGACTCGCATCCTACCTCGAAAACCACGCCAGCGTCACTCGAACCATGGGGTTCCGAGAAGCCTCGTGAAAGTCGCCCACGACAACAACATCCCGGCACCAGACGACGTGTTCCAACCCGAGAAACAGGACGGTGAGTCTGAGCGGTCGGAGCGCCGGTTGACCGAGCGGAAGATGCGGGAGGTCTGGCACGAGGCGAAGCCGTTGGTGATGGATACCTTCCATCTCGATAGAGGCCAGAACGCCCAGATTCCCGAAGGGAGCTTCTGGGAAGTCCAAGCACTCGCGGGCACCCAGCAAGACACTTTCACCGAAGGCGGTGTCGAAGCCTTCCGAACCGCCACAACCCGCCCGGAAGACCAGAAACACACGGGGAGAACCCACCGCCACCACCTCCAGAAGCACTCCGTCGAGGAGGTTCGACGGATGCTTCGGGATACAACCACCCGGCTGGTGCAACGCGCTCGGCATAACGGTGAGTTGCAGGGGAAGGTGTGGGCGGCTATCGACGTGACGAAGGGGAATCCGTGGGCTGGTGAGATAGAGTGGACTGACGACAACCATCCCGAGGACCCCTACATTCTCGGGTATAAGGACGACGAGGACCGGAGCGCCGACTACTACTTCCAGTGGGCAACCATCCAAGTCGTCGGCCTCGACGTCCCACTCGTCCTCGACGCCTTCCCCCTCTCGCGTGGAACATCGAAGGCGGAGATCGTGGACGAACTCCTCTCCGGCGGTCTCGACATTCTGCCGGACATCGAGTTGGTGATGATGGACCGAGAGTTCGACTCGGAGGGCGTGAAAAACGTCTGTGACGACCACGGTGTCTACTACTTGAATCCGGCGCGGAAGAACACCCACGAACAGGTGATGTGTACGAAGCTCCGGAAGGCTGGGAAGAAAGTGCGGGTGGTGAAACAGAGCGCGTTCGAAGGCCCATCGCGCAAGCGGCTGTACCTCCCCGCCCGCAACACCGACATTTTCGAACCCAGCGACACCGACGACCGCGACACTAGTGACGGTGACAGTGGTGAGAAGAGTGAGGAGGAGCGTCGGGAGGGGTACCGGCAGAAGCACGCCCAAGCGTTCGTCGAGACGTTCGACGTGGACGTAGACGACGAAGACGGCCACATGTTCAGCGGGGTTGTTGACGAGGTGCGCGAGCAGGAAGCCGCCGAGGACGACCGTGTTGATGACGAGGCTGTGGAGGCGTATGCGTTGTTCGAGACGAACCATCCGGCGCTGGACCCCGAGGACTCAGCGACCGAAGAGCAGTTGCTCGGACGAGTGCGTGGGTTTGTTGAACGGTACAGCCATCGCTGGGGAATCGAGAACGGCTACAAGCAAATCAAACAGTTCCGTGTCCGGACGACCTCGAAGGACCACCGGTATCGGTATTTCTGCTTCGCGTTCGCGTGCGTCCTGTATAACGTCTGGCGGCTCGTGGATTTGCTGGTGAAGCTGGCGTTCGAGGACGACCCGGACTACAGTCCGCGAGTGAGCGCGGGCGTGTTCTTGACGCTCGCCAGCCAGAATCTCGGCCTCGACCCACCCGACTAGACACCGCGTTTCTTCTGTAGTATTCCCACTCCGTAGAGGCGTCACTGTGCTGTACCCCTGTTTTTCGCGTCGAGTATCTGTCTAGACCGCCGGAGTCGTCTAGACGAGTCTCTACCGAGTTGGTTGCGACCGCAAGAAGCGTCTAGACAAGTCGAATCCAAGCGATTATCTGGCTACCTTGCTATCTCGTCGCTGAACACTGACGTTGAGACTACAGCGGGTTTAGCAGGGCCGTAAACTACCCCGCCCTACTCGCCGCCTTCGGCGGCCCCTCCACCGGGTCCGTTTTGGCCCCCGTGGAGTGTATCAACACTACACACGGAGGCTGTTACGTGTGTGCGAACGCGCTTCCTCCCCGCCCTGCTCGCGTCTCTGACGCTCGCTGAGGACGGGGCCTCCGCGCTACCGCAAGGTGATTCGCTCGCGTTCGTAGAGTGCGACTGCAGCAGCAATACGCTCGTTTTCGTGATCTTCGAAGTATTCACGCACGAACTCTCGCAACGCATCGCTCTTCCCCCCGAACACACCAGCCTCGACAGCACCCTCGATGAGGAGGTCGAGGTCATTATGAACTGCGCCAGAATACCATATGCAGTGAGACGACCGGCCTCAACTTCTGCTTAGGCTTGTGTGTATGGAGCCCAACGGCTGTACGACCTACGACAAGCCATCGGAGACCTTCGCGACCTACCACAATGCCTGGTCGGAGATCGAGTTTGCCCTCACGGGCTCGGAACCGGCTGGCCACCTCTGGCTAAGCTACAGAAGTTCAAGGAGAAAGCCCACGGCTTTAGCCGTAGGAAGGTGTCAGTTGCCCACATACCTGCTAGGGTATAACACGGAATCCGGTGGGCCTCATTGGCCGGGCCACAACTCCTCGAAGGAGAGAAACGAGAGTCCCCCGGTGTGTCGCCGGTTCCCTCCGTATGCGTACTGAAAACTTGCAGATCGAACGATTGAAACCCTGAGGCGGGATTCCGCGCCGTTTTCGACGTGGAGGAGGTCAATGGAACCATAGCTATTAGTCAGACCAACGATAATGTGAGATTCAATTAATGGCCCGGCCAACCCGCCAGCAAACCAATAATAGTGACCACACGATAGAAACCGAGGAAGACGAAACTGAGAGTCAGAGCTGTCCGGAGTGTGACTCCGAGAATCTCACTACAAATGGCGAAAGTAGCGAAGTTGTCTGTGAGGATTGTGGACTCGTCATCGAAGAGCAGATGATTGACCGCGGACCAGAATGGCGTGCGTTCAATCATAGCGAACGACGAGACAAGAGCCGTGTCGGCGCGCCGACCACGCAGACGATGCACGACAAAGGATTAACTACCCAAATCGACTGGAAAGACAAAGACGCCTATGGGCGGTCCCTTTCCTCCGAGAAGCGCAGTCAGATGCATCGCCTCCGCAAGTGGCAAGAACGCATCCGCACGAAGGACGCGGGTGAACGCAACCTCCAGTTCGCACTTTCAGAAATCGACCGCATGGCTTCTGCACTCGGCGTCCCGCGCTCAGTTCGTGAGGTTGCGTCGGTCACGTACCGACGTGCCCTCAAAGAGGATTTGATTCGTGGTCGGTCCATTGAAGGCGTCGCCACTGGCTGTCTCTATGCAGCATGTCGGCAGGAAGGGATTCCCCGAAGTCTCGAAGAGGTCTCCGAGGTCTCTCGTGTTGACCAGAAGGAAATCGGCCGGACGTACCGGTATGTCGCAAAGGAACTCGGTCTGAAAATGAAGCCAGTAGACCCCAAAGAGTACGTGCCACGGTTCACGTCCGAACTGGATGTCAGTGAAGAGGTGAAATTGAAGGCGAACGAGATTATTGATGAGTCGACAGAGCAGGGCCTTCTTTCCGGAAAATCCCCGACAGGCTTCGCAGCTGCCGCCATATATGCGGCGTCACTCCTCTGTAATGAGAAGCAAACTCAGCGTGAGGTTGCCGAGGTTGCACAAGTGACCGAAGTCACAATCCGAAATCGATATCAAGAGCAGATCGAAGCATTCGGCATCTATTGAGCACTGAAAACAGAACTCAGTCACGCTCAGGGCCTTTGATTTAGCAACTATCAATTTATTCACCTGAATACCAGAGTATAGTAGCAGTAGTACGTAGTGTGAGTACCGCTTTCGTCACGGCGGAGAATGCCGTCATCGACGAAGTGTTTGAGGGCGCGCTTGGTCGGCTCGTGTAACCAGCCCGCTTCCGAGGATATCGGGAACGTGTGTCCTGTAATTTATATATGGGTGATATTTCACCGTCCAATTAGGACCCGCTTGAAGCGTCGTAGGCGGCCCCTACGAACTGTTCTAATTCTCCCAGAAATACCACAGATTGCTCATAACAAACTAAGTATATATTGTTTCGGAGAACGATGGCGCTGTATCGACCGCTTAGGCGCGACAAGAGGACGTTAAGTCCGCTCCAACCAAGGTTAGCAGTCATTTGTCGAGCTGTTGGTCAATCCTTACAGAGCAAAAAGTGCGCGAATAGTCGGTCGTCAGCGCCAGACCAGACGCATGACCAGAGACAGATCACCGCAGGAAGGGGTAGGATGAATAGTACACGAAACACGACACGACTCTTAGCAGTCATATTTTCGATGCTGCTAGTGACATCGGCAGTAGGAGCCGGCGCGCTGTCGAGTGTCGGGGTAACGCAAGCACAGCAAGCCAGCGACGTGCTGTACCGAGTGAACGCCGGCGGCAACACCGTGACACCATCGAATGGCCCGGACTGGTCCGGAAGCTACAACCAGTACGTGACCGGCGGATCATCGTACGGCTCGTACAGTGGCACAGTGTCTCTCGACAGTTCCGTGCCGTCAGGAACGCCGACGGACATTTTCGGCAATGAAGTGTACGGCGACCAAAACTGGACCTTCTCTGACAGCATCCAAAGCGGCCAACAGTACGAGGTCCGTCTCTACTTCGCCGAAATATACCACGGCGTGACCAACAACAATGGCGCGGACGCACGAGTCTTCGACGTCGCCATCGAGGGCCAGACGGTACTGAACGACTATGACATCGCCGCCGACGTCGGAACAGAGACCGGCGTGATGAAGTCGTTCACCGTCACGCCCTCCGACGGCACTCTTGATATTGACCTCACGACTGAGGTCGACAACGCCAAGATTTCGGCAATCGAAATCGTCGAAGCACAGCCCGAACCAAATACACTCGGCGGTCCGTCGAGCGTCAACTTCGGGCAAGTCATCACTGAGAGCTCAGCGACAGAAACGGTCACCGTGACGAATCTCGGTGACGACGGTGACCCGAGCATCGACATCTCGGATATCTCCCTCTCGGGCTCGGACACAGACGCGTTCTCGGCAGGGTCGGTGTCTCAGACGTCGCTCGCACCTGGCGAGTCCGCCAACATCCCGGTGACATTCTCACCGTCCGCGGTCGCCGTCGAAAGCGCAACGCTCGAAGTCAGCCATAGTGGGTCGAACACGCCGCTGACAGTCGATCTCTCCGGCGAGGGCGCAAGCGCGGTGGAGCCCGACTTCCAGAAGAGCAAACTTCAGGGCTTCAGCGCGGGCAACCCGACGGCCATCGACTTCGGGCCTGATGGGCGAGCCTACGTCTCGACGCAGGGTGGCACGGTGTACGCACTCAACATCACTCGGACCGGCGACAACAGCTACACGGTCGAAAACGAGGTCCAGATCGACGCCATCAAACAGATCCCGAATCACGACGACACCGGTGATTACAACCCCGGCGAAAACAATCGCCAGATTACTGGTCTAACCGTTGGCGGAACCGTCGAGAATCCAGTAGTGTACGTCTCCTCATCTGACCCGTCTATCGACGTCGGGCAAGATGACGATGACACGGACACCAACTCTGGAGCGATTTCGCGACTCGAAATCTCGCCTGGAAGCGATGGCGTGCTCGAAAGTAGCGAAATCAACCACGACGTATTGGTCATGGGGCTGCCTCGTTCCGAGGAGAACCACGCGACCAATGGGATCGATCTCTCGGCCGACGGCGATACGCTGTACGTCGCACAGGGCGGTCACACCAACAAGGGCGCGCCCGGCGACAACTTCGGTCATACGCCCGAATACGCGCTCTCGGCGGCCATCCTCGAAATCAACATCGCACAAATCGAGAACAACTACCAAGCGAAGGACCTCGCGACCTACGACCCGCAGGGTAGCGATCAGTCGTACCCGGCTCTCGACTTCTACTACGCCATTCCCACCATCCAGAACGACGATGCCACGGACGGCGACGACCTGCCGTTCGGCGGCAACGACGGGATCAACCAAGCGAAGCTAATCGAGGGCGGGCCGGTGCAGATTTACTCGGCCGGGTATCGCAACCCCTACGACCTGGTCGTGACCGAAAGCGGCCAGATTTACGCCGCGGATCATGGTCCGAACGGCGGCTGGGGCGGCCAGCCAGCTGACGCGAACGGGAACATCGTGGCCGACGCCGCGTCGGTGACAAACCACCCCAACGAGGATGGCAGCTTCTCGACCAACGACCAGCTCGTCAAGGTCGATGAGGGCGACTACGGCGGCCACGCGGCGCCGATCCGTGCCAACCCGACCGAGGCGGATATCTACGACGCGAACGGGAACATGATCTTCGACATTACAGCGTCGAACTCCCCCGTTCCGGAGAGCATGGTGAACCCGGTCGAGGCCGACTACATCCCGCCGACGAGCGGGTCACCCGACCCGGGCGCCCCGGCGGGCAGTGCGAACACGATGGAGACCGAGAGCGGTGACAAAGTCTTGTTCGGCCCGACCGGCGGAACGGCCGAGTACACCGCCTCGAACTTCGGCGGCGCGATGGAGGGCGACCTCCTGCAAGTCGAACTCGGCGGTGATATCGAGCGCATCGAACTGAGCGCCGACGGCTCAACGGTCACGAACGTCGAGACGCTCGCTAACACCGGCGGCCCGCTTGGCATCACCGCACAGGACGACGACGAAACGTTCGCCGGGACGGTGTGGACCGCGAACCATGGTGGTAACGACGTTACCATCCTTGAGCCGGTCGACTACGGCGATGACAGCGACGGCGGTGACGGCCAGCAATGCAGCGGCGCCGACGACGCCTCGCTTGACGAGGACGGCGACGGCTACGACAACGCTGATGAACTCGACGCGGGTACCGACCCATGCTCGGCGGCCTCCACGCCCGCCGACTTCGACGGTGACAGCACCTCGAACGTCAACGACCCCGACGACGACAACGACGGGCTTGCTGACACCGACGACCCGTTCGCGGTTGACGCGAACAACGGCATCGACACCACGCTCCCCGTCCAGCACGACCTGTCGGAGCTCAGCCTGTTCGGCGAGAACGGCCAGGGCTGGACCGGGCTAATGACCAATGGAACCGACTACCAGGACCTCTACGACACATCCCAGATGACGATTGGCGGCGCGGCGGAGGTCCTGACGGTTGAGCAGGTCCCGCCGGGTGACGCGTACTCGGACACGAATACCCAACAGTACGCGTTCCAGTACGGCGTCAATCCGCCGGACGAACCGTTCGTCGTCGAGACGACGGTGAGTAGCTTCCCGGACGACCCGGCGAACTACCAGTCCGCTGGTCTGTACATTGGCACTGGTGATCAGGCGAACTACACCAAGCTGGTCGTCGCGGCCGACGGTGGCAACGGCGGTATCCAGTTCGCGAAGGAGGTTGAAGATACCTTCAGCAGTCAGCCAACCGTCAGTGACAGCGCGGTCACGACGTCGAAGACAACGCTCCGCCTGACGGTTGACCCGACGACCGATCCCGCACCAGACAACGATGTCGACGAAGTCGCGGTGACTGCCGAGTATGAGGTCAACGGGAACGCAACTGAGGTCGGAACCACGGCCGTCCCGGCGACGTGGCTCGACACGTCCGACGGCGTCGCGCCCGCGGTGGGCGTCATCGCGACGTCTAACGGCGCGAGTCCGTTCCCGGCGACGTGGACCGACATCTCGGCCGAGTACGTGACTCCGCCTGTGAACCAGCCGCCGACGGCTTCGTTCACTTACTCGCCGAGTCAGCCGAACGCCACCGAACAGGTGACGCTCGATGCGTCCGGAGCGAGTGATTCGGACGGCTCTATTGCGAGCTACAAGTGGGACTTTGACGGCGACGGTCAGACCGACGCGACCGGCCAGCAGGTCACTCACGCGTTCGAAGCGGCAGGCGACTACCCGGTCACGCTAAACGTCACTGACGACGACGGCGCGAACGACTCGACGACCCAGACGGTCTCGGTCGTCGAGGTACCAAGCAAACCCCAGTCGGTCGCCGCGATTGTCGCAAGCCAGAGCGACGGTCCCGACGCGAACGACAGCAAAATCGACCTCCAGGAGATTCAGACCGCAATCGATTGGTGGGCTGAGGACGACCCCGTCCCAGGCACCGACGGCCAGACGCTGGGCCTCCAGGAGATTCAACAGCTCATCGATATGTGGGCTGAGGACGAATCGGTCGACGGTGGCGAGGGCGACCAGCCTGCCGCCACTGGCTCCGCGCTGGTCGAGATCACGCCCGACACGGGCCTCGAAACCAGCACCTACGGCAGCGGCTCCTACCAGGTCACGAACACCGGCGAGAAAAACATCACGTCGGTCTCCTTCGACCTGAGTAGTACTACACTCCCGGACATGGTGTTCGACCCGCAGGGCACCGCTGGTGACCCGACCGGTGAAGGCCTCAACATCGCGAGCGAGGGCGACACCAATATCCTCACCGAGCCCGGCACCGGCGAGGCGTTCAGCCAACCCCACAACGGTCAGAACGCCGACGACGGCTACGACGTGATGACCGTCGAGTTCGGCGACTTCCAGCCCGGTGAACAGGCCACCTTCTGGGCCGACAATGACCCAACCTCCATCAAGGGCGCGACCATCGGCTCCCAGGAGGCTGGCCCGGTCTCCGGACTGGAACTGGCCCGCGCGACGGTGACGGTTACCTACGAGGACGGCACCACCCAGACCACCCAGCTAATGGGCGACGGGAGCGACGGCGGCGCGACCGCCGTCGTCAACGGCAACGAGGCACCGGCGCCGACCATCGGTGCCCAGGACGTCTCGCTCGATTCGAGTGCGCTCGACGACTACCACAGCGCGGCGACGGTCTCGTCAGCCAGCCAGACCATCACGGTCACCGGACAGCCTGGCGAGACGGTCACGCTGGTGCGCGTCGAGGGCGAACTCACGCTGAAGAACGTCCCGGAGTACGATGGAACGACCGGCTACAACGTTGAGGCCTACGAGGCCAACGACGCCGAGGCGGTCGAGTACTACACGGCCACGCTCGACTCGAACGGCGAGGCGACGATTCCGGTCACGCTGACCAACACGACCGGCGATGAGGATGCGGGCAACGCGGGTTACAACTACTTCGTGGCCGCGCACGGTGAGGCCTCCGGCAACATGGGCCTCGCGTCGAACGTCGCAGTCCTGAAGTACGAGGAGGGTGCTGACTCCGGCGGTGACACCGGTTCCGCCGACTTCGCGGTCACTGCCAACAGCGGCGTTGACGCGAGCACCTACGGCGCCAACTCATTCGAGGTCACGAACACTGGCGATAAGCAGATTACGTCGGTCACCTACGACCTGAGTTCAGCGGCGTTCCCTGACGTCGTCTTTGACCCGCAGGGGACCGCCGGCGACTCGGGCTCGAAGGGCTTCACGCCCGACAGCGGCTCAAGCACAACCGGTCTTCAGGGCGGTTCGTTTGCCGCGCCACACAACGGCCAGAACGCTGACGACGGCTACGACGAGCTAACTGCGACGTTCAACGACTTCCAGAACGGCGAGACATTCGCCTTCTCGGTTGACATCGACCCGACCAGCATCAAGAACGCCCAGGGAACCGGCGCTGCGGGCTCGGTCTCCGGGCTCGAGATGTCGGGCGCGACGGTGACTGTTGCGTACGCTGACGGCACCACCCAGACGACCCAGTTGTTTGGTGACAGCAGCGACGGCGGCTCGCAGGCGACCGCGAAAGCGGACGTTGCGAGTGCGCCCAGCCTAGCCGTCGACGGCGTCTCACTCGACGCGAGCGCCCTCGACGGCCAGCACAGCGCCGCAACCGTCTCATCGGCCAGCCAGACTGTCACGGTCTCCGGTCCTGCGGACGCGACCGTGGAACTGCTCCACATCGAGGGGCAGCTCGAACTCGCCAACCAGGCCGACGGCTACGACCTCGAGGCATACGAAGCCAACACCGCCGAACAGGCCAGCTACCAGACCGTTCAGCTCGGCAGCGACGGCCAGGCCACGGTCGACGTGACCCTGACCAACACCTCGAGCAGCGGCGCCGAGGGCGGGTTCAACTACTTCGTCGCGGCCGTCCAGGACGCCAGCGGCGACACCGGCCAGACCTCGAACGTGGTCGCGCTGAAGTACGACCAGAACGCCGACTCCGGTTCGGACGACGGCGGTTCGTCGAGCCAGCAAGTGCTCCACCGCGTGAACGCCGGTGAGGGGACGACGCTCTCCGCTACGGACGACGGTCCCGACTGGACCGGCGTTGCGGACACGAGTTCGCAGTACCTCGCCTCGGTCGCCGAATCAAGCGCCGGGAACTACTGTGGCGGCGCAAACATCACACCCACCGAGTCGGTTCCGTCGAATACCCCTGACGCGGTGTACGATTGCGAGCGGTACGGCAACTCCACGTGGCAGTTCTCAGTGGATCCTGGTCAGGAGGTTGAGGTTCGACTCTACCACGGTAATCAGTTCTCCGGTGCCAGCAACCCTAGCGACCGCCAGTTCAACGTCTCTATCGAAGGCCAGCAGGTCCTAAGTCAGTACGACCCCGTAGCCGACGTCGGCCATGCGAACGGGACGATGAAGAGCTTCGTCGTCACCGACGATGGAGACGGCATCATCAGTGTCACCTTCGAGCAGGGAGCGGCCGAAAATCCGCAGGTGAACGCCATCGAAATCGTAACAAACGACGATTCTAACGGAGGGAGCTGACGATGCAGGCTCCTGATGATTGGGTTTGGACGCACAGTACGGGCGTCTCAATCACGCCCGTTACTTCGGCCGGACAGCGTACTGCAACGGCTCCTGTCCGGACCGAACGCTGCAGCTCAAACCCATTCCCACTCGGCGATACTGACGGTGAGCATCCACTAGCTCACGTCAGCATCGGGCAGTCTGCTGGATCGAAGGCACGCTTGACAGCCGTCGACGGTACCATCTCGAAATCGCGGGGTACGTCGACCGTCCGTACGATTGAGAGAGAATCGACTGCGGCGTTCGGTGTCGCAATCACAACCAACACGATCTGTACAGGTGGTAGACAATGAAAACGGACAACACGCAGCGGTTCACACAGTTCACAGCTGTGAGTCTCGCGCTGTTGGTCCTGTTCTCGGCGTTCACGCCGGTCGGGACCGTCGGCGCGCAGTCAGCAGTATCGATTTCTCAGACAGCGACGACCGCCACGACTGTCGCGCCCGGCGACACCGTTATCCTCGAAACGACGGTGTCCGCCCCCGACGCGAACGGACCGGCGATCGACGTCGACCTACCTAACGGCTGGACGATTACCAATCCGTCATCCGATGGCGGTACGTACAAGTCCGCTGTGAATCAGTGGGTCTGGCTCTCGGGCAGCCATACAGTAACCTACACTGTACAGGTACCCGAGGACGCCGCTGAGGGCGACTACATCGTCTCCGCCGAGGGGTCGGGTATTGATCCGGCAACGGACGAGCGGCTGACCGACACAATACAGACTACGATAACGGTCGATGAAAACCAGGCTCCGACCGCTGACGCAGGGAGTGACCAGACAGTCGACGAGGGCGCGACGGTCACGCTTGATGGCGCAGCGTCAAGCGACCCTGACGGGGACGACCTGTCGTATTCCTGGACTCAGACTGGCGGGCCCGACGTGACGCTAGGCGGCTCGAACACGGCGACGCCCTCATTCGACGCTCCAGCCGAACCACCACAGACCCAGACGTACACCTTCGAGCTTACCGTCTCTGACGGGCAGGCTAGTAGCACCGACACAGTAGACGTAACGGTCGAACCGGTCAACGATCCGCCGACCGCCGACGCGGGCGACGACCAGACGGTCACCGAAGGCAACTCGGTCCAGCTGTCGGGCGCAGGGAATGACGTGGACGATTCGTCCCTGTCGTACTCCTGGACTCAAACCGGCGGCCCTGTCGTGAGCCTCTCGGACGCGTCGGCTACCCAGCCGTCGTTCACTGCCCCGTCGATCGATAGCACGAGCACGCTGACCTTCGAGCTCACCGTTTCCGACGGGCAAGCCAGTAGTACTGATACGGTGACAGTCACCGTCCAGCCAACTGCCCCTGTGAATGACCCGCCGACCGCTGATGCGGGCGACGATCAAACGGTTCAAGAGGACGACCCGGTTAGTCTGGATGCTACAGGGTCTAACGACCCGAACGGCGACGACCTATCGTACTCGTGGACCCAAACTGGCGGTCAGTCGGTGACCCTGAATGACGCCGACACGGCGACCCCGACGCTCACTGCACCGAACGTCGACGCTGACGAGACG
This genomic window contains:
- a CDS encoding PKD domain-containing protein, encoding MKTDNTQRFTQFTAVSLALLVLFSAFTPVGTVGAQSAVSISQTATTATTVAPGDTVILETTVSAPDANGPAIDVDLPNGWTITNPSSDGGTYKSAVNQWVWLSGSHTVTYTVQVPEDAAEGDYIVSAEGSGIDPATDERLTDTIQTTITVDENQAPTADAGSDQTVDEGATVTLDGAASSDPDGDDLSYSWTQTGGPDVTLGGSNTATPSFDAPAEPPQTQTYTFELTVSDGQASSTDTVDVTVEPVNDPPTADAGDDQTVTEGNSVQLSGAGNDVDDSSLSYSWTQTGGPVVSLSDASATQPSFTAPSIDSTSTLTFELTVSDGQASSTDTVTVTVQPTAPVNDPPTADAGDDQTVQEDDPVSLDATGSNDPNGDDLSYSWTQTGGQSVTLNDADTATPTLTAPNVDADETLTFEVAVSDGQTTDTDTVTVTVTAVNQPPTADFDAEPSSPIPGEPVTFDASASSDDGAITSYEWTIETTGGQSQQTLLASDFESGSLVTDGWTHDAMGTEASAGVDASTSNSGSQSAYHHGGQGAIVSPALDAGDAGSLTVSYWIQKGDEAFSENPDANSGEDLIVEYLDANGNWVEVDRIEDSVEPGAETTESVTIDADDALHDGFQLRFHQEGASVASGDYWHVDDVSVVATTDAGSGIVQTSGQTVSHTFDQPGNYEVTLTVTGDDGATDTVIKTVEVSNQQQSLTIPEAVAGQDGQLSTSDIQQAISWWTNDEAVPGTDGGTIDTQTMQELIDMWVENEPVGNGGGA
- a CDS encoding malectin domain-containing carbohydrate-binding protein, with translation MTSAVGAGALSSVGVTQAQQASDVLYRVNAGGNTVTPSNGPDWSGSYNQYVTGGSSYGSYSGTVSLDSSVPSGTPTDIFGNEVYGDQNWTFSDSIQSGQQYEVRLYFAEIYHGVTNNNGADARVFDVAIEGQTVLNDYDIAADVGTETGVMKSFTVTPSDGTLDIDLTTEVDNAKISAIEIVEAQPEPNTLGGPSSVNFGQVITESSATETVTVTNLGDDGDPSIDISDISLSGSDTDAFSAGSVSQTSLAPGESANIPVTFSPSAVAVESATLEVSHSGSNTPLTVDLSGEGASAVEPDFQKSKLQGFSAGNPTAIDFGPDGRAYVSTQGGTVYALNITRTGDNSYTVENEVQIDAIKQIPNHDDTGDYNPGENNRQITGLTVGGTVENPVVYVSSSDPSIDVGQDDDDTDTNSGAISRLEISPGSDGVLESSEINHDVLVMGLPRSEENHATNGIDLSADGDTLYVAQGGHTNKGAPGDNFGHTPEYALSAAILEINIAQIENNYQAKDLATYDPQGSDQSYPALDFYYAIPTIQNDDATDGDDLPFGGNDGINQAKLIEGGPVQIYSAGYRNPYDLVVTESGQIYAADHGPNGGWGGQPADANGNIVADAASVTNHPNEDGSFSTNDQLVKVDEGDYGGHAAPIRANPTEADIYDANGNMIFDITASNSPVPESMVNPVEADYIPPTSGSPDPGAPAGSANTMETESGDKVLFGPTGGTAEYTASNFGGAMEGDLLQVELGGDIERIELSADGSTVTNVETLANTGGPLGITAQDDDETFAGTVWTANHGGNDVTILEPVDYGDDSDGGDGQQCSGADDASLDEDGDGYDNADELDAGTDPCSAASTPADFDGDSTSNVNDPDDDNDGLADTDDPFAVDANNGIDTTLPVQHDLSELSLFGENGQGWTGLMTNGTDYQDLYDTSQMTIGGAAEVLTVEQVPPGDAYSDTNTQQYAFQYGVNPPDEPFVVETTVSSFPDDPANYQSAGLYIGTGDQANYTKLVVAADGGNGGIQFAKEVEDTFSSQPTVSDSAVTTSKTTLRLTVDPTTDPAPDNDVDEVAVTAEYEVNGNATEVGTTAVPATWLDTSDGVAPAVGVIATSNGASPFPATWTDISAEYVTPPVNQPPTASFTYSPSQPNATEQVTLDASGASDSDGSIASYKWDFDGDGQTDATGQQVTHAFEAAGDYPVTLNVTDDDGANDSTTQTVSVVEVPSKPQSVAAIVASQSDGPDANDSKIDLQEIQTAIDWWAEDDPVPGTDGQTLGLQEIQQLIDMWAEDESVDGGEGDQPAATGSALVEITPDTGLETSTYGSGSYQVTNTGEKNITSVSFDLSSTTLPDMVFDPQGTAGDPTGEGLNIASEGDTNILTEPGTGEAFSQPHNGQNADDGYDVMTVEFGDFQPGEQATFWADNDPTSIKGATIGSQEAGPVSGLELARATVTVTYEDGTTQTTQLMGDGSDGGATAVVNGNEAPAPTIGAQDVSLDSSALDDYHSAATVSSASQTITVTGQPGETVTLVRVEGELTLKNVPEYDGTTGYNVEAYEANDAEAVEYYTATLDSNGEATIPVTLTNTTGDEDAGNAGYNYFVAAHGEASGNMGLASNVAVLKYEEGADSGGDTGSADFAVTANSGVDASTYGANSFEVTNTGDKQITSVTYDLSSAAFPDVVFDPQGTAGDSGSKGFTPDSGSSTTGLQGGSFAAPHNGQNADDGYDELTATFNDFQNGETFAFSVDIDPTSIKNAQGTGAAGSVSGLEMSGATVTVAYADGTTQTTQLFGDSSDGGSQATAKADVASAPSLAVDGVSLDASALDGQHSAATVSSASQTVTVSGPADATVELLHIEGQLELANQADGYDLEAYEANTAEQASYQTVQLGSDGQATVDVTLTNTSSSGAEGGFNYFVAAVQDASGDTGQTSNVVALKYDQNADSGSDDGGSSSQQVLHRVNAGEGTTLSATDDGPDWTGVADTSSQYLASVAESSAGNYCGGANITPTESVPSNTPDAVYDCERYGNSTWQFSVDPGQEVEVRLYHGNQFSGASNPSDRQFNVSIEGQQVLSQYDPVADVGHANGTMKSFVVTDDGDGIISVTFEQGAAENPQVNAIEIVTNDDSNGGS